CCCAGTCCACGTCGTCCTCGGGCGGGGACGCGAACACCATGGTCAGGCGGACAGCGTCCACGCCGTACTTGTCCAGCTGCTCGCCGAGGTCAACGCCGTTGCCCAGGGATTTGCTCATGGCCTTGCCGCCGTTGAGCACCTGGCCCTGGTTCAGCAGCGCGCTGAATGGTTCGTCGGCATCGATCATGCCGAGGTCGTGGATGACCTTTGTGAAGAAGCGGGCGTAGAGCAGGTGGAGGATGGCGTGCTCCACGCCGCCCACGTACTGGCCCACCGGCATCCAGTCATTGATCTTCTGCGGATCGAAGGGCCCCTCGGTGTAATGCGGCGACACGAAGCGCAGGAAGTACCAGGATGAGTCCACGAACGTGTCCATGGTGTCGGTGTCCCGTTTCGCGGGCCCGTGGCAGGTGGGGCATTCCACGTTGACCCAGGACTCCGCCGCAGCCAGCGGCGAGGTGCCCTTCGGTGCCAGGTCCTCACCGCGGAGGTCCGCGGGCAGGGTAACCGGCAGCTGCTCATCGGGAACGGGGACTTCACCGCAGGACGGGCAGTGGATGATGGGGATGGGGGTGCCCCAGAAGCGCTGGCGGCTCAGCAGCCAGTCCCGGAGCCGGAAGTTCACGAACTTCTCGCCGGTACCCTGCTGTTCCAGCATGGCAATGGCGGCAGGGATGGCCTCAGCCTTGGGCAGGCCGTCCAGCTCGCCGGAGTTGATCAGGGTGCCCTCGCCCGCTGTCGCGGTGCCGGACACAGCCGGATCCTCCTCGCCGGTGTCCAGGACCGCGCGGACCGGCAGGTCGAAGGTCCTGGCGAAGTCGAGGTCGCGCTGGTCGTGGGCCGGGACGGCCATGATGGCGCCTGTGCCGTAGTCCGCCAGCACGTAGTCGGCGGCCCATACGGGCAGCTTCTCCCCGTTCAGCGGGTTGATGGCATAGCGGCCGGTGAAAACGCCGGTCTTCTCGCGTTCCGTGGACTGGCGTTCGATCTCGGAGAGTGCCTTGACCCGTTCGCGGTATTCGTCCAGGGCGGCAGCGTGCTCGTCCGTGACAAGTTCGACGGCGAGTGGCGCGTCGGCGGCGACCACAAAGAAGGTTGCGCCGTAGAGAGTGTCCGGCCGGGTGGTGAACACCGTGACGTCCTTGGCGTCCTTGCCGCCGTCGGCCTCGATCACGAAGTTGACGTGCGCACCCTCGGACCGGCCGATCCAGTTCTTCTGCATGGCCAGGACACGTTCGGGCCAGTGGCCGCGGAGTTCGTCCATGTCGTCCAGCAGCCGGTCCGCGTAGTCGGTGATCTTGAAGTACCACTGGTTCAGGGACTTCTTGGTGACGGTGGTGCCGCAGCGCTCGCAGGCGCCATTGACGACCTGCTCGTTGGCCAGGACGGTCTGGTCCTTGGGGCACCAGTTGACCGGGGAGTTCTTCCGGTAAGCAAGGCCGCGCTCATAGAAGCGCTTGAACAGCCACTGCGTCCAGCGGTAGTACTCGGGATCAGAGGTGTGCAGGCGGCGCGACCAGTCGGCGGAGATGGCGTACCGCTTGAAGGAGGCCGCCTGGGTGTCGATGTTGGCGTACGTCCACTCGCTGGGGTGGGCGTTGCGCTTGATGGCGGCGTTCTCCGCGGGCAGGCCAAAGGAGTCCCAGCCGATGGGATGCAGGACGTCGTAGCCCTTCTGCCGCAGGTAGCGGGCCACCACGTCGCCCATGGCGAACGCCTCGGCGTGGCCCATGTGCAGGTCGCCGGACGGGTACGGGAACATGTCAAGCACGTAGCGGCGCTCCCGCGACCCGTCGTCCACCGGGGTGAAGACCTTGAGGTCATCCCACACCTGGGGCCATTTGGCCTCCATGGCGGCGAAACTGTAGGTGCCCTCTTCAGGCTCCGCCGATACTGTTGTTGTTCCGGTCTCTGTCTCCGGCTGAACGCCCACTGCTGCCCTCTTCTGTTCTGTTACGGCATCTGTGCTGCCATAACGGCCTGATCCTCCTGCTGCCGGCCCGGCGCCATGCCCCGGACACACAAAAGCCCCTCTCCATGGAGGGGCTGCCGCTCAGCTGTCCGATTATCGGAGCCGGCGGCTAACTAAGCAGAAGGATCGCACGCATGGATCTACTTTAGCGCACCGGCACGTCCCCCGCCTCAGCCAGGCCGAACGGCCCGTTGCACTGGCCGGGGCAAGCGCGCATGATCGTCCCACAACGTTGGGAGGCGGCACACCATGTCAGAAGCAACCACCGCCGGCCCTGCTGAAGGACAGCCCCTCTCCCTCTGGCTGGCAACCGCCGGCACCACTGACTTTCCGGGCCTGCGCGGCACCGTGGAAGTGGACGTGGCAGTCATCGGTGGAGGCATCGCCGGGCTGACCGCAGCGCTGGCCCTGAAACGTTCGGGCCGCTCGGTGGCAGTCCTGGAAGCCGGCCGGATCGGCACCGGCGTCACTGGCCACACCACGGGCAAGGTGACGTCCCTGCACCGCCTCGCCTACACGGATCTGCAGAGCAGTCATGGCGTAGCAGCGGCCAGGAGCTACGGATTGGCGAACCAGGCGGCCGTGGAATACATCGGTGCGGTGGTGGACGCTGAGAACATTTCCTGCGGTTTCCGCCGGGTCGCCAACTACACCTTTGCTGCAGGCCATGATGCGCTGCCGCAGGTGCGGGCAGAAGCCGGGCTTGCGGCGGACCTCGGCCTTCCGTCAACGTTCACCGCCGACGTTCCCCTGCCGTTTCCCGTGGCCGGTGCCGTACGGTTTGACGGCCAGGCCCAGATCCATGCCGTCCAGTACCTCCAGGGGCTCGCCGGAAGGGTGGACGGGGACGGCAGCTTCGTCTTCGAACGCACCCGCGCGCTGGAGCTGCGCGAGGGCAGTCCCGTCACGGTGGCCGCCGCCGACGGAACCGTGCTCGCCCGGGATGCGATTGTGGCCACGAACGTTCCCTTCGCCGACCACGGCCGGTTCGAAGCACTCTGCCAGCCGCACCGCTCCTACATCGTCGCCGCGCCGATCGGCACCCCTCCCCTGGACGCCACCTTCATCAGCGCGGATGAGCCCATGCGTTCGCTGCTGACGGTCCGCCTCAACGCGGTGACGTACCTGCTGACGGGCGGCGAGGGCCATCCCGCGGGCGCGCACGTAGACCCGGCACCGCGCCATGCCAGCCTGGCCCGTTATGCGCGCCTCCAGTTCGGGGCCGGCGGCGCGGCTTACCGTTGGTCCACCCAGGACGCGCTGCCTCTCGACGGTCTGCCCTATGCGGGGCCGTTGAACCCGGACAGCCGGCACGCCTTCGTCATCACGGGCCTGCGCAAATGGGGCCTGACGAACGGTACGGCCGCGGCGCTGATGCTGGCGGATCTGCTCAACGGCACGCCCAATGAGTGGGCGGCCCTGTTTGACAGCAACCGTGCGACGTCGCGGACCACCAGGGTGGCAGCGCCACCAGCAGCGCACGGGGACACCGTTCCCGGGAAAGGGACCACACAGCGGACAGCGGACCTTCTTCCCGGCGACGGCACTGTCATTGAAACGGACGGGACCAGCACGGCGTGCTACCGGGATCCTGCGGGACAGATCCACGCGGTGTCCGCGATCTGCACCCATCTTGGCTGCACTGTCGGGTTCAACCGGGAAGACCGCACGTGGGACTGCCCCTGCCATGGCTCCCGGTTCGATGTTGACGGCAAAGTCATCCAGGGGCCGGCAACCGAGGATCTCCCTGTGCGCCCGGCGCCGTGACGTGCCCGCGTGCTGCCGCCCGCACCCTGCCTGGCCCAAATCCAGGGAACGTCCGCCGGACATGGCAGGGGCCGCCCTGCAAGGAAAGGCAGGGCGGCCCCAAAGGTGTGAAGGACGCTACCTGACGTCCTCGTCCACCCACTCCATGGACTTGGTGACCGCCTTCTTCCACAGCCGCATCTGGCGTTCCTGCTCAGCCTTCTCCATCTGCGGCTCCCAGCGCTTGTCCTCGGACCAGTTGGCCGAGCACTCGCCCAGGTCCTTCCAGAAGCCAACCGCCAGGCCTGCCGCGTAGGCAGCCCCCAGCGCCGTGGTCTCAATGACCTTGGGACGGATGACCGGGACGCCAAGGATGTCCGCCTGGAACTGCATCAGGGCGTCATTGGCAACCATGCCGCCGTCGACCTTCAGCTCGCTCAGCGGCACGCCGGAGTCCGCGTTGACCGCGTCCAGCACCTCGCGGGTCTGGAACGCGGTGGCCTCCAGCGCTGCCCGGGCGATGTGGTTCTTGTTGACGAACCGGGTCAGGCCCACAATCGCACCGCGGGCATCGGAGCGCCAGTACGGGGCGAACAGGCCGGAGAACGCCGGGACGATGTACACGCCGCCGTTGTCCTTGACCGACGCGGCAAGGGTTTCCACCTCGGGGGCGCTGCTGATCATGCCCAGGTTGTCACGCAGCCACTGGACCAGTGAACCGGTGACGGCGATGGACCCTTCCAGGGCATAGTGCGGTTTGGCGTCGCCCAGCTTGTAGCCCACCGTGGTGAGGAGCCCGTTCTTCGAGTGGACGATTTCCTCGCCCGTGTTGAAGATCAGGAAGCAGCCGGTGCCGTAGGTGTTCTTCGCTTCGCCGGCGTCAAAAGCAGCCTGGCCGAAGGTTGCGGCCTGCTGGTCGCCCAGGATGCCCGAAACCGGCGTTTCGCGGAGCAGCTGGGAGCTATGGACGGTGCCGTACACCTCGGAGGAGGACTTGATCTCCGGCATCATGCTGCGCGGCACGCCAAAGATGCCGAGGATCTCGTCGTCCCACTGCAGGGTTTCAAGATCCATGAACAGGGTGCGGGACGCGTTGGTGACGTCGGTGACGTGCACGCCGCCGTCGACGCCGCCGGTCAGGTTCCACAGGACCCAGGCGTCGGTGTTGCCGAAGACCAGGTCCCCGGCCTCTGCCTTTTCCCTGGCGCCGTCAACGTTGTCCAGGATCCACTTGATCTTGGTGCCGGAGAAGTAGGTTGCCAGCGGCAGGCCCACCTTCTGTTTGAAGCGGTCGGCTCCGCCGTCCTTGGCCAGCTGGTCCACGATGTCCTGGGTGCGCGTGTCCTGCCACACGATGGCGTTGTAGACCGGCTTGCCCGTGGTCTTGTCCCACACCACGGCGGTTTCGCGCTGGTTGGTGATGCCGACGGCGGCAATATCGTGCCGCGTCAGGTTCGCCTTTGAGAGGGCCGAGCCGATGACCTCGCGGGTGTTGTTCCAGATCTCCGCAGCATCGTGCTCCACCCAGCCGGCCTGGGGGAAGATCTGTTCGTGTTCCATCTGGCCGGAAGAGACGATGGCGCCGCTGTGGTCGAAGATGATGGCGCGGGTGCTGGTGGTGCCCTGGTCAATGGCGATTACGTACTGGTTCATAATGACGTCCTTGTCTTGTTGTTCGAACTGGGTGCCGGGGGTTTAGGAAGCGGCGGTGACGATGATCGGGGCGATCCGGGCAACAACTCCGGCCAGGGCGCCGCCGACAAGCGGACCCACCACCGGAATCCAGGAGTAGCTCCAGTCACTGGAGCCCTTGCCCTTGATGGGGAGCACTGCGTGGGCGATGCGGGGTCCGAGGTCGCGGGCGGGGTTGATGGCGTAGCCGGTGGGCCCGCCAAGGGAGACACCGATGCCGACCACGAGCAGCGCGACGGCGAGTGGGCCGAGCCCCGAGGGGGTACCACCGAGGGTGAGGATGACGAAGACCAGGACAAAAGTGCCGATGATCTCGGTGATCAGGTTCCATGGCGTGGACCGGATGGCAGGGCCGGTGGAAAAGGTCCCGAGCTTGCCGGCAGGCTCCGGCTCGTCATCGAAGTGCTGTTTGTAGGCCAGCCAGCACACCACGGCGCCGAGGAACGCGCCCAGCAGCTCGCCTCCGAAGTAGGTCAGGGTGGAGGCGAAGTCGACGGCGACTCCCGGAGCGTATTCGGGCTTGCCGTTGAGCAGCAGGCCGAGGGTGACGGCCGGGTTGAGGTGCGCGCCCGACTTGGCGGCGACGAAGACACCCGCGAAGACGGCGATTCCCCACCCCCATGTGACCATCAGGAAACCGCCGTTGTTGCCTTTTGTCCCCCGCAAAGCCACGTTGGCAACGACGCCGCAACCCAACAGGGTCAGCATGCCCGTGCCAAAGACTTCGGAGAGGAAGACTATTCCTAGAGACATCTTTGACTCCTTCTTTGTTTAGTTGTCGGTCCTCCGCGGGTGAAGGACCGTGGGGCCGGGACGCTGGCGCGCCCCGGCCGACTGCCTGGCCTTAAGAGACCAGGCTGTGCGTTTCCACGCGGTGGAAACGCTGCAGCACGTCCTGGGCGTGCTTGATCTCAGCGGCGCGGGCCGCCGCGTCCCACTTGAGCGGGACGGACAGCACCTCCGCCACTTCGTTGAGGAGTTCTCCGGTCACGAGCCCCCGGAAGGCCAGTGAGGTACGCCGGATGAGGACATCCACCAGGTGCCCCACCTGCTCGTTTGCCGCCATGAATTCCAACTCGCGGACGCTGAGCTCCCGGGTGGACCGCAGCGCCTGGTCAGGTTCGGCGTCGAGGTATTCGATCACGGCTTCGGCCCGGGTCCCGTAGCGGGTCAGCAGGCCGGCCGTCCGGTCTGCGTCGCGGCCGTCGGCCATGTGGGCCTTGATCCACTTCTGCACGCCTGCCTCGTCGGAAGCGCCGCCGCCGATGGGGAGCTGCGCCGTCGAAAGCTTCCGCTGCACGCCGAGCTCGGTGAGGACCTCATTGGTCAGGTGCTCTGAGAGGGCGCGGAACGTGGTCCACTTGCCGCCCACCAGGCTCAGCACGAGTGCCCCGGTTCCGTTTGTTCCGGAGGCGCGGCGTTCGATGCGGTAGTCGCGGGAGACGAAGCCCGGCTGGGTGGCGTCATGGCTCGGCAGGGGGCGCACACCCGAGAACGTGTAGACGATGTCGTCAGGCGTGACGTCAATGGACGGGAACACGTGGCCGATGAGGTCGAAGAAGTACTGGATTTCCTCGTCGGTGCAGATGGCGTCTTCCGACATGTCCGCGTCGACGTCCGTGGTGCCCACCAGCACCCGGTCACCCATGGGGTAGATGAGGACAATCCGGCCGTCGGTGTGCTCAAAGAAGATCTCCCGGCCGCGGCAGGCCGCGAGGAGGCCCGGGTGGTCCAGCACGATGTGGGAGCCCTTGGTGCCGCCCATGAAGGCCGACGCGGCGCCCATGGCCTCATTGGTCAGGTCCACCCACGCCCCGGTGGTGTTCACGATGATGTCAGCCGTGAAATCGAACTCTTCCCCGGTGAGTTCATCGCGGAGCCGGACGGTGCTCCCCCGGCCGGTCCCCGGGTTGGGGGTGGAAGACATGGACTGCAGCGAGAGGTAGTTGCTGGCGCGGGCCGTGTCACCCTGCGCGCTGGTGCCCGTCACGTTGCTTGCGCGGCCGGCCTTTTCGCCGTCCTGGAGGACGTCGAGGGTCAGCCGTTCAGGGTTGTGCACCGAGGCGTCGAAGTAGGTTGCGGTGTATTTGACGTCCGGCCGAAGGGCGGGAAGTTCCTGGAGGGCTGCCTTGTGGGTGCGGAACTGATGCCGGGGCACCGTGCCGCCGTCCCGGGAAAACGAATCGTAAAGGCTGAGGCCCGCCTTGATGAGGAACGCACCGCGCTCCTTGGGCTTGCCCTGCTGCTTGTGGGTGAGGAAGCGCAGCGGCGCGGAGAGGATACCGGAGAAGGTGCTGAAGATCGGGATGGTCGTCTGCAGCGGCTTGACGTAGTGCGGGGCGATCTTCAGCAGCCGGTTGCGCTCCACCACGGATTCCCGGACCAGGCGGAACTCGCCGTTCTCGAGGTACCGGATGCCACCGTGGATCATGTGCGAAGACGCGCCGCTTGCGCCCTGGCAGTAGTCGCCGCGCTCCACCAGTGCAACGTCGACGCCCTGCAGTGCCAGATCGCGGAACGTGCCCACTCCGTTGATGCCGCCGCCCACCACCAGCACTTTTGCGTGCGGGCGGCGCCGCAGGCTGTGGACCGATGCGCGTTCGGCCCCTGGCCGGGGCGCAGTAACAGACGGTTGAACAGTTGAATCCTTGGGTCCCAAAACGACTCCCTTGGGGCTTTGTGTGATGCGGCCACCGCTGGTTGGCGCCGCCGTTCTGCTCTATTGTTTGGAGAATTGGAAAATGGAGTCAAGGACTATGCACAAACGTGCAGAACGGAAGTGAGATGGCACTTTCCCGGGACCAGGATGCCCTCCGAGCTGCACAAATGTACTATCTGCAGGACCTCACCATGGACGCCATTGCCCGCGAGCTGCGCACCTCCAGGTCCACCGTCTCGCGCCTCCTGTCCTCGGCGCGTGAGTCCGGCCTGGTGCAGATCCAGATCCGCAACCCGCTGGACACCGGGCCTGAACTTGAGGGCATGATCAGGCGCCGGTACAACCTGGATGTCCATGTGGTTCCCATCCTTGGGACGCTGAATGAAGCCGAGACCCTGGACCGGGTGGCCATGCAGGCAGCGCGGACCATCGGGCCCCTGGTGGACTCCAACGCGATCATCGGTGTGGCCTGGGGATCTACGCTCAGCGCGGTGAGTAAGCACCTCACCCGGAAGATCACCCACGACAGCGTGATCGTCCAGCTCAACGGTGCCGGGAACATGCATACCACGGGCATTACCTACGCGAGCGACATCATGCGCCGGTTCGGGAGCGCGTACGGGGCGCGGGTGGAGCAATTCCCCGTCCCGGCGTTCTTCGACCACGCCGACACCAAGACGGCCATGTGGAATGAGCGCAGCGTGCAGCGCGTCCTGGAACTGCAGGCCAAGATGAGCATCGCCATATTCGGCGTCGGATCCGTGCACGCCGACTATCCCAGCCACGTCTACGCGGGCGGGTACCTCGACGAGGACGACCTCAATGCCCTGGCCAACTCAGACGTGGTGGGCGACGTTGCCACAGTGTTCTTCCGGGCCGACGGGTCCTCTGACGGGATCGTCCTGAACGAGCGGTCCACCGGCACTGCCCTCGCCCAGCTCCGGGAGGTGCGCCGAAGGATCTGCGTGGTGTCGGGAGTCTCGAAGATCAACGGCCTGCGCGGGGCACTGGCAGCACGGCTCGCCACGGACCTGATCCTCGACGAAGCCACCGCACGCGGGCTGGTGGATTACGAGGGCCTCACCAGCTGAAGTGGGTAGAGTCGTTGCCATGAGAACCTCACCACGGCTCAGCCTGAACAACGGTGTGCTGATAGACCAGCTCGGCTTTGGGCTGTACAAGGTGCCGGCAGCAGACGCGGAAGGGCTGGTGGCAACCGCGCTCGCCGCCGGCTACCGGCACTTCGACACCGCCGCCATGTATGGCAACGAAACCGGCGTGGCGCGCGGCATCAGTTCCCAGCTGGATGCAGGGACCGGCAGCGGCGGCTCAGGCGAACTCTTTCCGTCCCTGACGCGTGAAGACGTGTTCATCACCACAAAGGTGTGGAATGACCACCACGGCTACGATGCGACGCTGCGCGCCTTCGACGATTCCATGGTCAACCTTGGCCTGGACTATGTGGACATGTACCTCATCCACTGGCCGTGCCCCCGCCGGGGCCTGTTCCCCGAGACCTACCGTGCCCTGGAGACGCTCTACCGCGAGGGCAGGGTCCGTGCCATCGGCGTCAGCAACTTCCAGCCGGCACACCTTGACCGCCTGCTGCAAAGCGCCGAAGTGGTCCCCGCCGTCAACCAGATCGAACTGCACCCATGGCTGCAGCAGGATGAGCTGCGCAACAAGCATGCGGAACTGGGCATTCGGACCGAAGCGTGGAGCCCGCTGGGCCGCGGCCAGGTGCTGGCCGATCCCGTCATCCAGGCCTGTGCCGCCGAGCACGGCCGGACCCCCGCGCAGGTGATCCTCCGCTGGCACATGCAGCTGGGACATATCGCCATCCCCAAGGCCAGCTCCGAAGCCCGGATCCGGGAGAACCTCGATGTCTTCGGTTTCGAGCTCTCCGGGCGCGACCTGGTGGCCATTAAGGCACTGGACCGCGGGCAACGCACCGGGTCGCATCCGGACAACGTCAACTAGGCCTCCGCCATGGATACTGTGAACCCGGGGCCTTCCCCTGCGCCTGCGTACCTGAGCCTCGCCGACCGCACCACCGCCTCCACCGTGAGCCTCGCCGGCAGCACAGTGGCTTTTTGGACCTATGAGCCCGTCGAGGAGACCCCGGAAACCCGCACCATCCTGGTGGTCCACGGGTTCCGCGGCGACCACCACGGACTCCTGCGCGTAGCCGACCAGCTTCCGGACATGCGCATCATCATGCCGGACCTTCCCGGCTTCGGCAGTTCGGACGCTTTTGCCCGCGGCCCCCACTCCGTGGAGCGCTACGGTCAGTTCATCACCGACTTCATGGTCAACCAGGGCCTGGGGCCGGACACCGTGCTCCTGGGACACTCGTTCGGGTCCATCGTGGCGTCCCACTTTGTGGCCAACAACCCGCAGGCCGTGCGCCCCCTGATCCTCATCAACCCCATCGCCGCTCCGGCTTTGGAGGGTCCAAAGGGCGTGATGACCCGGCTGGCCGTGTTGTACTACCAGCTCGCGGCACGGCTTCCCCGTGGCCCGGGACTCGCTCTGCTGCGCAATCCGCTGATCGTTCGGGTCATGAGCGAGACCATGGCCAAGACCCGCGACCGGGAGCTGCGGGCCTTCATCCACGGCCAGCACCACGCCTACTTCAGTTCCTTTGCCGACCGGGACAGCCTCCTGGAGTCCTTCACCGCCTCCGTCAGCAACCATGTAGCGGAGGTTGCCGGTCAACTGGACCTGCCCGTGCTGCTGGTCGCCGGTGAAAAGGATGAAATCGCTACGCTCCCCAACCAGCACCGCCTCCTGGAGTTGCTACCGGACGGGGAGCTGAAGGTGATTCCCGGCGTCGGGCACCTGATCCACTACGAGACGCCTGAGCCGGCCGCCCGTTACATCCGCAGCTTCCTGAAGGACCATCCCGCGTGAAGATCGTCATTGATGCACGTTTCACCCGTACCGACCACCACGACGGCATCAGCCGCTACGGAGCCAGCCTGATTGCTGCCACGGCAAAGATCGCGGACGTCTCCATGCTGGTGTCCGACGAGCGGCAGCTTGCCCTGCTGCCGGACGTTCCCTACACGCTCATCAGCAGCCCGCTCTCGCCGCTGGAGCTGTTCGTTGCCCGGAAAGTCAACGCCACAGGGGCGGACGTGGTGGTCTGCCCCATGCAGACCATGGGCACCTGGGGCCGGAAGTACGGGCTGATCCTGACCCTGCACGACCTCATCTATTACGAGCACCCCGCTCCCCCGGGGTTTTTGCCGGCGCCGGTCCGGCTGCTGTGGCGTCTGTACCACAAGGCGTTCTGGCCGCAGCGCGTGCTCCTCAACCGGGCCGATACTGTGGCAACGATCAGCCAGACCACGGCGGCGCTGATGGCCAAATACCGGCTGACGCGCAGGCCCGTGCGCATCATCGCGAACGCACCGCAGCCGCGCAGGAACCCCGTGACCCGGCGCGGCGCGGGCAAATCGATCATCTACATGGGGTCGTTCATGCCGTACAAGAACGTGGAAACCATGGTGGCCGGCATGGCCGGGCTGCCCGGCTACACCCTGCACCTGCTCAGCCGGATCACGCCGCAGCGGCGGGCGGAACTCGAAGCCATCGTGCCTGCGGGCGCTTCGGTGCTGTTCCATAATGGCGTGACGGATGCTGAGTATGACGGGCTCCTGCGCAGGGCCACGGCCCTGGTGAGCCTGTCCAAAGCGGAGGGGTACGGTCTTCCGTTGGTGGAGGCGATGGCGGTGGGTACGCCCGTAATCGCCAGCGACATTCCCATCTTCCGCGAAGTCGGTGCAGACGCCGCGCTGTACGTGGATCCGGAGTCCCCCGGGCAGTTCGCGGACGCTGTGGGTCAGCTGCAGGACGATGGGCACTGGCAGGACATGTCCCGCCGTTCGATTGCGCGTGCGGCGGAGTTCAGCTGGGATGAGTCGGCGCGCCAGCTGGTGGATGCTGCTCATGAGGTCGTGGCGAAAAGGCGCCGGGCCTAGAGCACGTCGACACCATCGAGCCGCAGCTGCACGGGGTCCAGGGTCCGCTTCGCAGCCACGGCTGCCCGGGTGACCCGCAGGACGCGGACGACGGCGGCAGCCTGGCCGTACGGGAAGAACAACAGGGTCCGGACGTCCTCGGCCGGGCGCCTGCCGGAGGGCGGTGCGCTGAGCAGCAGCGGCGCAGGGCCCGCCGTACGCACCGTGATACCCGCGCCGGCCAGGTCCGCTTCCACCGCACCCGTGAAGTGTTCAACGGCGGCCCGCGGCCCTGTCACCGATGCGATGCGCACCGCCGGTGGAAGCTGGAGTTCCATCCGCAGGGACAGTTCACGGTGGGCGTAGCCGGCCGGATCCCACCGCAGCAGCGCGCCCGTAGCAGCGGTGTCCGTAGCGGTGACCACCACCAGGCCTTTGTCCGGGGCAGGGCGCACCAGGGCGGCTGCGTTAAACCAGCGGCGAACGGTGTCCTCGCCCGCGCGGAGGGTCTCGCGGCGCAGCAGGGAATCGCCGTCCAGCAGCAGTGCGGCGGCGTACCCGCCGTCTGCGACGGGTTCGGCCCCCACCGTTGCCACCACCAGGGCCTTCCCGGCACCCACGTTGGCCTTCACCTGGTCCCCTGAGGACGTGATGACCGTCGTCCCCGGAAACGCGCGGCCAAGCTCTTCGGCGGTCCGCAGGACGCCGGTGGCCCCTTTTCGAAGCCGCCGGCCACCGCAGTGGGAGCACTTCCAGTCTGGGGCGGGGGTGGAACACCAGCGGCATTGGGGCAAAACGGAGGAGCCGGTCAAAGCCAGGGGCCCTTGGCAGTGTGCGCACCGGGCG
This region of Arthrobacter sp. DNA4 genomic DNA includes:
- a CDS encoding sugar-binding transcriptional regulator; translation: MALSRDQDALRAAQMYYLQDLTMDAIARELRTSRSTVSRLLSSARESGLVQIQIRNPLDTGPELEGMIRRRYNLDVHVVPILGTLNEAETLDRVAMQAARTIGPLVDSNAIIGVAWGSTLSAVSKHLTRKITHDSVIVQLNGAGNMHTTGITYASDIMRRFGSAYGARVEQFPVPAFFDHADTKTAMWNERSVQRVLELQAKMSIAIFGVGSVHADYPSHVYAGGYLDEDDLNALANSDVVGDVATVFFRADGSSDGIVLNERSTGTALAQLREVRRRICVVSGVSKINGLRGALAARLATDLILDEATARGLVDYEGLTS
- a CDS encoding aldo/keto reductase, which produces MRTSPRLSLNNGVLIDQLGFGLYKVPAADAEGLVATALAAGYRHFDTAAMYGNETGVARGISSQLDAGTGSGGSGELFPSLTREDVFITTKVWNDHHGYDATLRAFDDSMVNLGLDYVDMYLIHWPCPRRGLFPETYRALETLYREGRVRAIGVSNFQPAHLDRLLQSAEVVPAVNQIELHPWLQQDELRNKHAELGIRTEAWSPLGRGQVLADPVIQACAAEHGRTPAQVILRWHMQLGHIAIPKASSEARIRENLDVFGFELSGRDLVAIKALDRGQRTGSHPDNVN
- a CDS encoding alpha/beta fold hydrolase, whose amino-acid sequence is MDTVNPGPSPAPAYLSLADRTTASTVSLAGSTVAFWTYEPVEETPETRTILVVHGFRGDHHGLLRVADQLPDMRIIMPDLPGFGSSDAFARGPHSVERYGQFITDFMVNQGLGPDTVLLGHSFGSIVASHFVANNPQAVRPLILINPIAAPALEGPKGVMTRLAVLYYQLAARLPRGPGLALLRNPLIVRVMSETMAKTRDRELRAFIHGQHHAYFSSFADRDSLLESFTASVSNHVAEVAGQLDLPVLLVAGEKDEIATLPNQHRLLELLPDGELKVIPGVGHLIHYETPEPAARYIRSFLKDHPA
- a CDS encoding glycosyltransferase family 1 protein; translated protein: MKIVIDARFTRTDHHDGISRYGASLIAATAKIADVSMLVSDERQLALLPDVPYTLISSPLSPLELFVARKVNATGADVVVCPMQTMGTWGRKYGLILTLHDLIYYEHPAPPGFLPAPVRLLWRLYHKAFWPQRVLLNRADTVATISQTTAALMAKYRLTRRPVRIIANAPQPRRNPVTRRGAGKSIIYMGSFMPYKNVETMVAGMAGLPGYTLHLLSRITPQRRAELEAIVPAGASVLFHNGVTDAEYDGLLRRATALVSLSKAEGYGLPLVEAMAVGTPVIASDIPIFREVGADAALYVDPESPGQFADAVGQLQDDGHWQDMSRRSIARAAEFSWDESARQLVDAAHEVVAKRRRA